tggcagtggtggcagcggtggcgacgagtcagtgctgaaggagacgctggcagcagtggtggtggtggtgttagaGGTGGTAGCAGTGACAGTGGTGGCAGTGGTGGCGACGAGTCAGTGCTGAAGGAgacgctggcagcagtggtggCGGTGGTGTTAGAGGTGGTAGCAGTGACAGTGGTGGCAGCGATGGTGACGAGTCATTGCTGAAGGAgacgctggcagcagtggtggtggtggtgttggaggtggtagcagtggcagtggtggcagcgatggtgacgagtcattgctgaaggagacgctggcagcagtggtggtggtggtgttggaggtggtagcagtggcagtggtggcagtGGTGGCGACGAGTCAGTGCTGAATGAgacgctggcagcagtggtggtggtggtgttggaggtggtagcagtggcagtggtggcagcggtggcgacgagtcagtgctgaaggagacgctggcagcagtggtggtggtggtgttggaggtggtagcagtggcagtggtggcagcgGTGGCGACGAGTCAGTGCTGAATGAgacgctggcagcagtggtggtggtggtgttggaggtagtagcagtggcagtggtggcagcggtggcgacaagtcagtgctgaaggagacgctggcagcagtggtggtggtggtgttggaggtGGTAGCAGTGGAAGTGGTGGCAGCGGTGGCGACGATTCAGTGCTGAAGGAgacgctggcagcagtggtggCGGTGGTGTTAGAGGTGGTAGCAGTGACAGTGGTGGCAGTGGTGGCGACGAGTCAGTGCTGAAGGAgacgctggcagcagtggtggtggtggtgttggaggtggtagcagtggcagtggtggcagcggtggcggcgagtcagtgctgaaggagacgctggcagcagtggtggtggtggtgttggaggtggtagcagtggcagtggtggcagcggtggcgacgagtcagtgctgaaggagacgctggcagcagtggtggtggtggtgttggaggtggtagcagtggcagtggtggcagcggtggcgacgagtcagtgctgaaggagacgctggcagcagtggtggtggtggtgttggaggtggtagcagtggcagtggtggcagcggtggtgacgagtcagtgctgaaggagacgctggcagcagtggtggtggtggtgttggaggtggtagcagtggcagtggtggcagtggtggcagcggtggcgacgagtcagtgctgaaggagacgctggcagcagtggtggCGGTGGTGTTAGAGGTGGTAGCAGTGACAGTGGTGGCAGTGGTGGCGACGAGTCAGTGCTGAAGGAgacgctggcagcagtggtggtggtggtgttggaggtggtagcagtggcagtggtggcagcggtggcggcgagtcagtgctgaaggagacgctggcagcagtggtggtggtggtgttggaggtggtagcagtggcagtggtggcagcggtggcgacgagtcagtgctgaaggagacgctggcagcagtggtggtggtggtgttggaggtggtagcagtggcagtggtggcagcggtggcgacgagtcagtgctgaaggagacgctggcagcagtggtggtggtggtgttggaggtggtagcagtggcagtggtggcagcggtggcgacgagtcagtgctgaaggagacgctggcagcagtggtggtggtggtgttggaggtggtagcagtggcagtggtggcagcggtggcgacgagtcagtgctgaaggagacgctggcagcagtggtggtggtggtgttggaggtggtagcagtggcagtggtggcagtggtggcagcGGTGGCTACGACTCAGTGCTGAATGAgacgctggcagcagtggtggtggtggtgttggaggtggtagcagtggcagtggtggcagcggtggtgacgagtcattgctgaaggagacgctggcagcagtggtggtggtggtgttggagaTGGTAACAGTGGCAGTGGTGGCTTCGGTGGCGACGAGTCAGTGCTGAAGGAGACactggcagcagtggtggtggtggtgttggaggtggtagcagtggcagtggtggcagcggtggcgacgagtcagtgctgaaggggacgctggcagcagtggtggtggtggtgctggaggtggtagcagtggcagtggtggcagcggtggcaacgagtcagtgctgaaggagacgctggcagcagtggtggtggtggtgttcgaggtggtagcagtggcagtggtggcagcggtggtgacgagtcattgctgaaggagacgctggcagcagtggtggtggtggtgttggagaTGGTAGCAGTGGCAGTGCTGGCAGCGGTGGCGACGAGTCAGTGCTGAATGAgacgctggcagcagtggtggtggtggtgttggaggtggtagcagtggcagtggtggcagcggtggtgacgagtcattgctgaaggagacgctggcagcagtggtggtggtggtgttggagaTGGTAGCAGTGGCAGTGGTGGCTTCGGTGGCGACGAGTCAGTGCTGAAGGAGACactggcagcagtggtggtggtggtgttggaggtggtagcagtggcagtggtggcagcggtggcgacgagtcagtgctgaaggagacgctggcagcagtggtggtggtggtgttggaggtggtagcagtggcagtggtggcagcggtggcgacgagtcagtgctgaaggagacgctggcagcagtggtggtggtggtgttggaggtggtagcagtggcagtggtggcagtggtggcagcGGTGGCGACGAGTCAGTGCTGAATGAgatgctggcagcagtggtggtggtggtgtaggaGGTAGTagcagtggcagtggtggcagcAGTGGCTACGAGTCAGTGCTGAAGGAgacgctggcagcagtggtggtggtggtgttggaggtggtagcagtggcagtggtggcagcggtggcgacgagtcagtgctgaaggagacgctggcagcagtggtggtggtggtgttggaggtggtagcagtggcagtggtggcagcAGTGGCGACGAGTCAGTGCTGAAGGAgacgctggcagcagtggtggtggtggtgttggaggtggtagcagtggcagtggtggcagcgGTGGCGACGAGTCAGTGCTGAATGAgatgctggcagcagtggtggtggtggtgtaggaGGTAGTagcagtggcagtggtggcagcAGTGGCTACGAGTCAGTGCTGAAGGAgacgctggcagcagtggtggtggtggtgttggaggtggtagcagtggcagtggtggcagcgGTGGCGACGATTCAGTGCTGAAGGAgacgctggcagcagtggtggtggtggtgttggaggtggtagcagtgacagtggtggcagcggtggtgacgagtcagtgctgaaggagacgctggcagcagtggtggtggtggtgttggaggtggtagcagtggcagtggtggcagtGGTGGCGACGAGTCAGTACTGAAGGAgacgctggcagcagtggtggtggtggtgttggaggtggtagcagtggcagtggtggcagcggtggcgacgagtcagtgctgaaggagacgctggcagcagtggtggtggtggtgttggaggtggtagcagtggcagtggtggcagcggtggcgacgagtcagtgctgaaggagacgctggcagcagtggtggtggtggtgttggaggtggtagcagtggcagtggtggcagcgGTGGCGACGAGTCAGTGCTGACTCTCGCTAACAAACTATATAATTTTTATAGGTAGCTGAACAGGACATGTAGGTGTGAAATAACAACAGCAAGAAGTTATAAATATATCACATTTTACTGACAAATATGAACACAAATTTCATTGAATGGTGGCACcacagaaatttctgaaaaatagtcTCCTGTAAGCCTGTGTGGCATTCAGTCCATTAGGTGGCATTACATTTACAGGAATTCCTTCAGTGAACTCAACCTCTACATACCTGACTGGTTCTACATTTACACACTTTGGTACAGTGGGAATACAGGCATTGCCACACTGTTCTAATTGGTGCTTAGTTATTCCATTTATGCTCAACCAGTCAATCAAATCATAGTATGCACTTGTTACAAACAGACGCCAGCAGGAAAGTCTGTCTGTAGTGAATGATAATGTACAATAGAGATCATTCAGTTTTAGTACAATGAAATATGCTCATGTCCCATGAAGTTCGTTCTAGCATTGCCTCGCCATACATATCAACCGTGGAGAATTTATGGCCATACATCTGAACGTCTGTAGAAGTATAGGATGGATCATATTCATTTGTCGTCTTCCTCTCTACATACTACGCAAATATTTCCACTTGTACCTAGAATACTGCACTCTGGCACCAATGCATTGACTGTTTCCAACTTCAGTCACCACGCTGAAGCACCATCTGGCGCCAGGCCGACGTTTATATCTTGAGATACACTCAAAGTCACGTTATAAGTGCTGGCGAACAGTAACTCTCTCATGTAAATTGCCTGTGGCTCTGTGAGCTGCGGTAGTTCCAACGATACGACTGATGTTGCTGATGCTGCAGAGGAATACCCTAGTCAAATGGCACCAGGTCCGATAAATCATGACGACCAGCTGCGGCTGCTGTGGCAGCGTGGCCAATAGTATGAGAGTTCCTCATCCAGTAGATCTGCTACTATAGGATTAGGGGTGCACTGCATTGCTAGAAAACAAACAACCTTAAATATCATCGACTATGTACTTATAAACAAGAATACTAATTATGGTATTATTAACAGATACCTACTTTCAAATCTAACGGTCTAATTCTTCTTATGCCTGGGAGCGCTGGCTGGTCCCCGCTGCCACTTCATCCTCTTACCATGAAGATCAGATTTGGAATGAGGGAGGCTTGGGGAGCTGGCTGCATAATATaatagagggaggggaggggagaggaaaactCTATTCTTTTTGGCCCAGCCAGCCTATTGATCCAGATGGGTGGGGAGGGTGAGAAGGGGAGGGGATGGGTTAGAGGCGAACTTGATCAATTGCTAGTGATTCCCTGGGGAgatggtggggcgggggggggggggctttaatataaccaagtgtgtaacctgacactggaaGTCCTTATCAGTAACCTTGAGATAAGCGTCCCTTTAAAGTCAGAACCGGCCCATGGTAACTATTGTGTAAGTCCTCGTTTATACTTGCGAACTCATAAATTTGGTCTTCTTTCTACGCTGACATTGTCCACTTGTACCCGACAATAGACTCAAGAGACGATTTCTCAGTTAAATAGGCAACGGCAGAGAGTCGCCAGTTGACTTTCCGAGTACACGGAGATGACAAGTTCAGAGATGACAAGTTCGGAGATGACGTCCTAGGACAAACTGCAGAGTTTAAAGCGAGTAGATGGAGCTCAATTCTGATCTCTAATGGCTAACTCGAGTGGAGTTGTGGACTCGAGTGAATGCTAATGCACTGGCAATGAACTTCAGACGCTGTAGAGACGTTTTCtcttaatttaaaatataaaaaacacagtgtctAGTACTAAGAATTCTGATTTCAAGAGATATTTCTCATCATATTTATATTTCATAACTTGGTCAAGTGGAGTAGTGTGTCTAGGAGCTTGACAGGGAAACTGTCACCTACACACCTGTTTAGGAACTGTACTACCGTGACACATGTACCTTGGAACTAAGACTATCCGCCGTGCTGTGAAGATCAATAGTCCTATGCCAAACCAACACGAGAGCAAATTATAGAAGCCAACAGTCAAGAACTAACACTAATGTAAAACCGGAACGGGGATGTACAATCGCTGATTCTGGAGAATATTAAATTCGTTAATAGCCTAGTTCGTTTTTTCCGACAGTATAATTAGCTGAGAAACTTACTAATAAAATGTTGGTTGTATAATACATACTAGCAAAATAATTGTTGCACACTGGTATTGTGCAAAAGAGATGTATGTTAAGATAAATTCTGATAAAGTTGTCCTAAATTGagctaaaactgaaattttcagttGGCAGCCCGATAGGAAAACACTGTGAAAGCTGAAGAGAAAGGGTAGGTATACTTACGATGTTCTTGACATTGTTTCTGTTTTAAAGCAGTTCAGTAGAAGATGGCGTGATTGACCTACGCTGTGTAGTTGGTTGTATCCCTTCTCTTGTCTTTTACGAACAACGATAGAGGTTCCAAAATTGCTACCAGCTTTTCTTAAATACCTCACATCCCTATACAGTTAATCGTACTGTAAAACATCTCCTCATCAACCCGGGAAGAATATAGCATTAGCTTTTCAGTAGacattccgcagctcgtggtcttggggtagcgttctctcttcccggggtcccgggtttgatttccggcgaggtcagggattttccgcgcctcgagatgactgggtgttgttgggtcgtcttcatcatcattattcatccccattacggccggaggaaggcaatggcaaaccgcctCCACTAcggccttgcctagtcggcggtgcgggtctcccgcatcctcccacacgctcctcagagtatgggacctcatcatcatcatttcagtaGACAAAGGTTACTAACATTACTAACCAGAAGTAGTGCAATGCACCTTACCTTCTGCTCCCGGTTACTTTACTGGCACATAGCTTTTACTAGTTAATG
This sequence is a window from Schistocerca nitens isolate TAMUIC-IGC-003100 chromosome 3, iqSchNite1.1, whole genome shotgun sequence. Protein-coding genes within it:
- the LOC126249212 gene encoding uncharacterized PE-PGRS family protein PE_PGRS10-like; translation: MRPILVRQASDSQRVAETCPSWTILAPAPSEADVKPGKQAGSPSRHRQHHRQQGCWISGISGGSSGAEGDAGSSGGGGVGGGSSGSGGSGGDESVLKEMLAAVVVVVLEVVAVAVVAAVATRDAGSSGGGGVGGGSSGSGGSGGDESVLNETLAAVVVVVLEVVAVAVVAAVATSGSSGSGGSGGDESVLNETLAAVVVVVLEVVAVAVVAAVATSGSSGSGGSGGDDSVLKETLAAVVAVVLEVVAVTVVAVVATSGSSGSGGSGGGESVLKETLAAVVVVVLEVVAVAVVAAVATSGSSGSGGSGGDESVLKETLAAVVVVVLEVVAVTVVAVVATRDAGSSGGGGVGGGSSGSGGSDGDESLLKETLAAVVVVVLEVVAVAVVAVVATSGSSGSGGSGGDESVLKETLAAVVVVVLEVVAVTVVAVVATRDAGSSGGGGVGGGSSGSGGSDGDESLLKETLAAVVVVVLEVVAVAVVAVVATSGSSGSGGSGGDESVLKETLAAVVVVVLEVVAVAVVAAVATISAEGDAGSSGGGGVGGGSSGSGGSGGDDSVLKETLAAVVAVVLEVVAVTVVAVVATSGSSGSGGSGGGESVLKETLAAVVVVVLEVVAVAVVAAVATSGSSGSGGSGGDESVLKETLAAVVVVVLEVVAVAVVAAVVTSGSSGSGGSGGSGGDESVLKETLAAVVAVVLEVVAVTVVAVVATSGSSGSGGSGGDESVLKETLAAVVVVVLEVVAVAVVAAVATSGSSGSGGSGGDESVLKETLAAVVVVVLEVVAVAVVAAVATSGSSGSGGSGGDESLLKETLAAVVVVVLEMVTVAVVASVATSGSSGSGGSGGDESVLKGTLAAVVVVVLEVVAVAVVAAVATSGSSGSGGSGGDESLLKETLAAVVVVVLEMVAVAVLAAVATRDAGSSGGGGVGDGSSGSGGFGGDESVLKETLAAVVVVVLEVVAVAVVAAVATSGSSGSGGSGGDESVLKETLAAVVVVVLEVVAVAVVAVVAAVATRGSSSGSGGSSGYESVLKETLAAVVVVVLEVVAVAVVAAVATSGSSGSGGSSGDESVLKETLAAVVVVVLEVVAVAVVAAVATSGSSGSGGSGGDDSVLKETLAAVVVVVLEVVAVTVVAAVVTSGSSGSGGSGGDESVLKETLAAVVVVVLEVVAVAVVAAVATSQC